The Pichia kudriavzevii chromosome 3, complete sequence nucleotide sequence CCACTTGAAAATAAACCCCTAAGAAGAAGCCCATAGTCAATCATTTGTATTTACatgaatatatttttctgtAAAGGgtattttttattggaAATTCCAGCTACTTTCTATATCCTTCCATTTGAACGATTTCTTGCCCATTTTCTGCAGCTTCTTTCAACAtcctttcctttttaaTGTCGAATGgccttttctctttgaagTACTTCACCCAACTTGCAACACAATCTTTAGAAAACTGCTTGTCTTCAGCAGCACAATTTTTTGATGCAATCTTCGCCTTTTCTGGGTCTAGTGGATTCTCGATATTGTGCTTGTCAAGGCAAGCAAAGTATGCATCTCTTGATGCCCAGCATTGCTCACGTTTCGAACGAGATGGCGGTTCACTCgtttcttcctttttagAAAACAACATGTTAACGGTCTGCTTATCAGAAGGTCAATAGTCGGCAGTTATATATCCTGCAAAGCTGCAACTACGGCATCATGGAATTCATGGTGTTCGTTTgtgcaaaaaaaaaaaagccaGAATATCACTCGCTGATTTGGCATCTTgcaagaaacaaaaccGATTGCCCCTTCGGTAAGCACAGCTGTGGAGCGAGTCGTCTTTAACTTGGGCGACCATAGTAGTTAGTATGCCATGTCTGACGTTGGAACTTATCTTTAATAAATCCCGCTAATTGGGACCTAtgtagttttttttgtgtgTAATCTAGGGATACGTAAATTTTACGGTTTATTATAGACTTGTAACATGAAGTTGTTTTAATTATTGATGCTCTAAATGGAGCctaaaaaatttgaaatttcgtgattttggaaaaagCTGATGCTACCAGACTGTTTAAGTGCCAAGacacaaaaaaacaaagcaATCTGTGTTATGgcagaagaaaaaggatAATGTATTGCTCAAGTAATTAGGGCCAGTACTTGTTATTACTGCAGTTCGGCGGATTACCAAATGTTACATACTTCGATATAAATTGCCTGTATAGCTCATTTAAAGCTTAGCACCATAACTATAATAAATACTCTTTGTAACAGTGTACAAATTAAATGCTTCTTGCCCCAACTCTCTTCCAATACCACTCATCTTCATTCCTCCAAATGGAACTTTGGTACTCTCGTTGTTAGAGCTATTAATGTACACACTGCCAGCTTCCAGCTTATCAGCAACTCTGTTGGCACGTTCAAAATTAGTAGTAAATAACATTGCAGCTAAGCCATAAATTGTATCATTCGCCTTTGAAATTGCCTCTTCCTCAGTTGAGAATTTGGAGATAGTTACGACAGGACCAAATATTTCCTCCTTAACAATTCTCATATCTTCCTTAACGTTAGTAAAAACAGTAGGAGAGATGTAGAATCCATTTGATGGAGTGCTCTCCTTAAGCGGTTGAATCAGTGTAGCCCCTTCTTTGACACCTATATCAATATACGACTGAACACGCTCATATTGTTGTTGGCTGACAAGTGGTCCCAATGTAGTCTTTTCATTCATGACATCTCCCATTTTCCAATCTTCCTTGAGTTGAGACAGGAACTTTTCGATAAATTGATCATAAACCTTATCATGCACAATAATACGAGAATTGGCAGTACAATTTTGTCCGGTGTTATACATGACACCAAAACTTGCCCATTTAACGCATTCATCCAATTCTGCATCTTCGAAGACAATAAGTGGAGATTTACCACCACATTCCAAAGATAcgcttttcaaatttgatcTGGCAGCATCCGCCATCACCTTTTGCCCGGTCAAGGTCGAGCCTGTAAATGCAATCTTACCCAACTTTGGGTGATTTGAAAGCGCTGAGCCAAcatcatcaccaaatcCAGAGACGACATTAAAAACACCCTTAGGGAAACCTGCTAATTTGACCAAATTCGCAAAATAAAGTAACGATAACGGGGTTATCTCACTTGACTTCATTACAATAGTACATCCGGCAGCCAATGCTGGACAGAACTTCCAGGAGGCCATTGAAATTGGGTAGTTCCATGGAATGATGCAGCCGACAACTAAGGGTACACGTTTTGTAATAGCCATTACCTTAGAGTTTATTGGAATTTGCGTACCGTGTAATTTATCCGCCCAACCGGCACAGTACCTTAAGTACTCAGCAACCGATTGAACATCCGCCAGTGCGTTCGAGTACAATGGTTTACCCGAGTCTAGTGCTTCAATTTCAGCAATTGCTTGGGAATGCTCGTCAACTAAGCTGGCCAATTTTAGTAAAAGTTCGACACGAACACTAGGATCAATGTCTTTCCATGTTTCCATTGCCTTGTTTGCAGCATTTACcgcaacatcaacatctgCAGCTGAGGCACAATGAACATCGGTTATTGGCTCACCTGTGCTTGGGTTGAAGGTTGTTAGTGTTCTTGCATTAGAAACAGAAATTGGATTGACAAattcattatcaataaataaacCAATTGGCTGTTCTAATGTTTTGCCGCTTGATAAGGAAATTGTAGTTGCAAGTGGAAGAGCCATAATTAGGGAAATGTGGTTGATATATCAAAAACCAATGGGAAATGCTAGAGGTCCAGTAACAGGTAGAGTTTCAAATAGAATGAACAAACATTTATACCAGGCCATCATCAATTTGACAACGTACCGTAACAGGTGGTGGAAATTATTCCTTGATAAGGCAAGTGTGGCGGAGAATTGTTCGCATTTTAGAATTTGTTCCCCGCCTTAGATTCCAATCCTGTACAAAAGGACATGATTACAATTAAGGGAGGGAGGGATAATTTGATTTGTCTCTAACCAAAGCCAATGATAGGCTGGTAGAGATTAATATAAACAATCTATCGACCCATGTGCTTGTCTATTTGAGTGTACAATCATCTATAAACATTGTTTGATCCTCATAATCGATACTGCAGAGGATTACTGTGGCGGTTTTGTACATTACCCTACATTTTGCTATCATGGATCTCACCTTTATGCAAGTAGTGTTTTCTCAATTAGGAGCAGCGTGACGCCCTTTATAAAAATGGAATGTATTACGTGTTTATCCACACAACGAGCCATGAGCATGATGTATACAGATTTGTTTCATTTAGACAACACAGAGGAGGAGAGCTGACCTACTTTACGTTATAATGTTTACTCcaaaaattacaaaataaCCACTAATATTGGTGGCTAAGTTCTGTAGTATCCCATTcatgattttgaaagaagcatgtttttttttgtacaATTATCGGATTAATTAAAGAGAATAGTGCTTAGAAAACGAAACTAAAAAAGTAGCTTCGATGAGGTATATAGGACAGTGCATATGTCAGCTTGATTTTTCGACTCCATCTCTCTTTTCCACAAAATCAAGGTAGTATTTTCTGGTCCATAAACGCATCTTTTTACCCCAAATGAGAAATGGAACAGCAGATAAACATGCAATGACTTGGAAGGCAGTCAAAATTGCATATGTGTTTGTGTTACCCATTGCATTTAACCATGGGGAGCAAGTGAATGTAAAGATACACCCAATCATGTTGTTTATCATGGAAACACCTATCATACCTTCAATGACCATTTCAGGGTATGCAGCCATCAAGTAGGACATTGCAATATCACCAGAACAACCAAATGAGAAACCAAGGAACCCCAAACCAAAGACATAGGTGTATCCCCACCCCCATTCTTGGTCAGTACCTGCTGCGAATATCATCAAACCAATAGGacaaacaatgaaaacaCCTACTAAGAAGTAGAGGTAATCCTCTGCCTCCTGAATACCGTTCCTTCGATGCGCCATCCATGCCACAAATTTCTCCGATATAATACCAGCATAGCAACATCCCACGGCAGAGCCAATTAGACAGGGTATATTCATCAAGGCCACGCCGGTATCAGACTTATTATAAGGAGGATCATAATACTGATCGTCTTCAGTTGTTAGGTAGAAAGTTAGGAAAGCATCTTGTAGACCCCAAAGTATTCCAGACAAAACAACTGGAGGAAACCAAAAGACACGCAACATTGAGAATAAACGTGAAAGATACTGTTTAATACCCCATCCTTGTAAGTTAGTTGCCAAAGTtataaattgaatttttctcCAATATGAATGTTCCTTCTCTTCGGCACCGTTATTTAAAATGTAAAAGCTTTCATTTTctatatcattttcaatctgTTCCTTTAATTCGTCGGTTTTAGTTTGGACTAATTCATTTGATTCTAGTTGATTCTTCTCAATACTGCTGGACTCCTCTTTACCTTTTAAAACCTTAGTATCTAGATCGTTATTATGATGGGtatattgatgaatctcTGATAGGTTTGTTGGCGTGTATCTGGATCTATCAAAGTAAGTCTCGTATTGAGTGAATGCAAGAATGAGTAACAACCCCCCAGAGATAATAACTGCAACCCATCCTACCCATCTAAAGTTGGTATATTCCGTAATAAAACCAGCTATTAATGGGCCTAAATAGGTACCGAGAGAAGTAGCCAAAATATATAGAGTTAATGCCCAACTCAATTGATGGGTAAAAAACATATCAGAAATTGACAACTGCACACAAGCTTCAGCACAACTTTCCGATACACCGACAAACAACTGTGACCAGATTGTATCTGAGGTTCTCTTTGAAGCACCAAACCAGGCAGCACCGACTAAACCGAAAAGAATACATAGCAAGTAAGTCAGTTTTCTACCGTATAGGGAGGACGTTGGaccaagaaacaaacatCCTAGCCCGATCGAGGCGAAAAGTACACCGGCACCAGTATTCATTGCATCGTAAGATATGCCATATTCCTCATTCAAGGAGTCTTGGGTCGAACCTGcatcatttgaagttgCAGCAGTAAAGGCAGtaatgaaaataagaaTTAGTAGCTGATAACCTTTAGTCCAACCACTCCAATTGAGCGGGTCATTAGGGGAATCCGTGGGCTGAGGATGTAGAATGATTCCCGACTTTGTAGTCTTCAATCCGCTCACGTTTGCAGAATCACTCTTGTCTAAAAAGATATTGTAAGTACCAGGAATATACTCAGGATGGTACTTGTTTAGATatttatcattatcaatgtATTTGGAAGTTAGGTTCATTAGCTCATCTCTGGAGACGAGGTATTCTTCCTCATGTTCATTTGAGTCGTGAGAGAAACGCATGTGATGTTCAGGGTAACTTTCCGACTGAGGAGAGTCCATCATGTCCGTATGTTTAAATGAAAACGTCTATGGAGGAGAAtgaatatcttctttataggaaaaaaaaaaagagaggcCAGGATATTCAGGCGCTTCTAAGGAACAATCAGCTGGAAAGATAAGATATCAATGTTCAGGAAGTAAAGTTTTCAGATAAGTGATAGGCTATACAGCAACGGACTGAGGCTAAAGTGTAAAATAGAAAGTGGAAAAAGTCAAACGTAAAACGACTGTGTATGGAAAATCATGGCCAAAtgacgaaaaaaaaaaaaaaagaaaaggttCCCacaactgaaaaatttcgACGAATTTCACCAGCAGTCCCTATTCTTCTATAAGATATATCAAATAACGACATCCTATTGGCTGGAGAACAGCCGCGGTGAAGACGAGTTTGAGGGGGGGGGGACATGGAGCGTTATCAGAACACAACTAAGCAACTCTGCAAATAAGACATGTCAAGATAAGATAGCGGCACATCTCCAGTTGCTTTGGTATCTGTTATCTATCCAGGAGATGGTAATCACTACAAGTGTACCACCCCTTTTCCCCTGGAGCACCAAAACAGTACCGCCTTGTCCCAAATCGGATACACGCTGGGCGGCAAGGACCAAACACCGCGGATAAACGGTTCCAGAAAAAACAAGGGTGGCTCAGCAtgaaaaggaggaaaataTTGGAGATATTTCTTCCATAAATGCGCCACAAACGGCGGGCGCGAACATGTGTTCGTCATAGAGCTGCGACGGTGGCGCATTGCGGTTGAAAATGGAGGACAGATTTGCATTGTAGTGGGAAAGAAAGGCTTTCTCGTTGTAGTGGCACGCTTCCAAAGTGGTAGCACTGTTTTCTTCAGCGTCTGCATCATCGtattcatcaacttctaTGCTCTTGAAAATGCCAAACCCAGAATCGCCTTCCCCCTCAGTGACTTTCTCCCCCATCTGTAGTATACGCCCGTGGATGGCGTCCCATTGTTCGTCCACCTTTTTGTCCCTGATCATCCTAGTCCAATCTTTTTCTGCTTCCCCTTTGCCAGTAACGGCATCTTCCCCTTCTAGCTTACCCTGTAGCTCCATCTTCTCCATAAGCACCCGCTTTCTCTCGGCACTCTTGACACACTCCTCGATTGCCGCAAGTAGTTTGACCTTCTCGGCTACATCGAGGTCCAATCCATTGATCATCTTGCTCAGATCAATCATTAGTTCGGGTTTGTCCTTCTTCACATAACGTAGAAACGCAACAACTTTGTTTAGCCATTCAACTAGACCTTCAAATAACCTGTCTTCTCTCTTGCTTTTGCCGTATCCCCGTTCAATATCGTTCAGGTACAAGTCACGCACAAACTTATAGCAATATTCACTGTATTTCTCCTCCAATCCAACTAAGGAACTAACTACATCACTGCGCTCAAACTCACCGTAGTCCGCACTGTACCGCTCGCATAAGTTTAGAAGTTCCCCCATATACTTGGCAAAAATTGGGACATACTTGTAAACTTCGGCCTTCTTGAACAGATCAATCAAGGGTGAAAGTAAAAGTGATATCATCTCCTTAACAACACTCATCAGCTCGGGTTCGTTGATTAATTCAATCATACTCTCCTTGTCAAACAATCTCAACTGAATATGAAAGTATCTTAGTAACAGTTTATACAATGAAGCCGAAGCCGCAAGTTTCCcatttcctccttcttcatcctcgtcttcctcttcatcttctagTTGACTGTGCCTTTTTTCCTTACCATACTCTCTTATAATTTGATAGAGATCCGTGGTTCCAAGATCTGCACATCCTTGTAATCCATTGTTTGGCATCATTATTGCAACACTTATGTCAATGCCCATCTTCAAActcattttcttgatatGTAAGACAGTTTCGTCATTGCTTTGAAAGTACTTATCTATCCGTTGCATGATAGTCTCGCCATCATGGCTTTCCTTTAACATACTTTTAACCTCAGACTTCTCATTCTCTAACTTCTTGATATCATCTCCTAACATACTAGAGAAAATCATCTGGAAGAGCGACTTGTTAACTGCCTTCTTAGTCTCCTTCCTTTCATCTTTCTTCCATCCTAAACCTAAGCCGGACATCATACCGTTTAATCCATCACCAATACCATTCATCCCATTAGATACACTTGGCATTTGATATGTAAACACATCAATCATTCTTTTGACCATCATCAATGGATTGGTGAATCTTAAAACTCCGGCAACTAATCTGTAAGGAAACATAGAGTGTAGTCTTCTTatagttttcaatgtaCTTGCTGCTGAGTCACTCCCTATTAGTAATTCATATTGTGTACTTGCTATTTCTAGCATTAGTATACGTACCAATCCTCTTAGGGGTGCTGCCGCAGGATCCGTTGTTATATCGTCACCAATAGCACTTAACCAAGTAACTCTTTCCAAATCGGTATGACTGTATCCACAAAGTTCATGTAATGTTCCATATTTCTGGATATTATCGAAAACATAACTAAAACCGCCGTTATagatttcttctttaaaacTCTCAACGTCCTTCTCTAGTACTTTAACGATGCCAATCAATGcactttgaaattttacaTGCTGAACTGTACGTAAATGATCTAGATGTAAGCGATTCTGCGCATCCGTCAAATCACTATCTGTGAGCTGAATATGATTTTCATTAAGGAACTCATATAATTCTTTGCTTTTTGccaattttttattatGTATAACAAATTTCAAGAATCCACGCAACGACTGTCTTAAAATTTCACGTGGGAACACTATATTTCCCTTTTTGCTCACTTTAGAAGAGCTTGTATTTACAGAATGAAAGGTTGCATCATCTGTTGATGATACAATTGATCCATCAGAAAGCTGCGAATTGTTGCTATTCACGGAATCGGTACGTTGATGTGATGATAAATTAGGCGCTAGAGACATTGGTTTACTCTTCGAAGTGGAATTATCGTGTTTTTTGAAAGCGTTAAAAATAGACTTCTCCATACGAGGTGAACCTTTAGGAGACTTCAGGAAACTAGGTTTAGAAAACCCTCCAAATCCAACCTTTGGTGTTTTTGTGGAGCCTGAGTTAGAACCAGAACCATTTGACATGACACTTGCTGTTGGAGATGGTAGACTTTCATGGACAAATAATGCTTCGAcactttcttcatcaatatcattgaattcatcatcaataatggCATTCTCACCGAAATCCACTAATCTATTAGCGTCAATCTTCTTATCATCTAAACTTTCACTCAAATTCATTTCCACTGATTGCTTATCTTTAGAAGGTAAGTCGGGTACATGACATGCAggattttctttcttcaagtgGTCATGTAACTTGGCAAATTCCGagtatcttctttttatGAACCAGCCCTTTCCACCTTCGGGCTTCACATAAACAATAAAGCAGTAATACTTTGCATCAGTTGTACCCCAGAATGTATTCTTCGTCTCGTTTTCCACAGAAACTCCAATAACATTAACATGCCAGCCATTCACATAATCATCATCCTCAACATCGGATAAATGGTTCAATAATGCCTCTGATGAAACACTCATATCTAAGAAAACATCGGATTTGTTGAGGTCTTCCTTCCCCAAGTCGCCTTTTTTCATAGTCTCTGCTTCGGCGGTATCAACGAATTTATTTAGTTTCTTCAATGCACCTCTTCGTTCCTTatccatttcaaaatattgtgGGTCTTGGATGGcataaattgaagaattgaaaaagccAAGAAACAATGCCTGTATTTTGTACAATAGAAGCTTCCGTTTGCTTGTAGTACCTCTATCATTACTATTACTAATTCTTTTACTCTTGAATAATTCAAATAATATCTGGATCTTCAACCAGAATTTGGACTGATCCATCACACTATCTCCTAATTTTTGTAAATGGATTTTAATGAAAGGGAAAGTAATAATGAAGTTTTCGAAGATGAATCGAAGGATTGGGAATTGGTTCCTAAACACTTCAATACTTGCTTCAGACATCGTGTAAATTTGATCTAGCATTGAATGATCAGATGTTTGCAACAAATACCGAGGATCGGCTGGAACAAAAGGCGGACCGAATCTACGTAAGCCTGAAGTATCATTGTAATCTGGAGACATTGAATTCATTTCTGAgagaatttcatttttaagTAATGATTTCTTAAAGTAATGCTCTTCAATTGGGGTCAGCTTAATGGGACCTCTTTCAACTCGGTCCCGAATTGCAGCTAAAGCATCACCAGTAGATATGGCCTTGTAAGGATGCACCATAGTCTTCGAGATCCAATTGCTTGCTTTTCCTCGGTGTATACCCTCTTATATTCGCATAACTGTTTCTTCGGGTTAGAGTTCGCAAGTGGTGATTTCAAGGCGTTTTCAGTTTCACAGAGAATATGTCCGAGCGGAACGAGTGAAATTCGGTCAACTTAGAGTGCGGAGCGTGAGGGAAAATCACTCTATGCTCCACTTTATGCTGCTTTACGTGGAAGTAATTCGAATTTCCACAATAAACCCCTTTAGCTTGTGCCAGTTTTGGTGAAGTAATCTTTTGAAGGGGAAAGGACaccaacaatttctttaGTATGACCTTATCCTCTATAGCTAACATCAAAGATCACcatttgaaagagaaatcaCGATTAGAAGCATCAGACGGATCAACATCACATGTCGAAATTCCGATTACTGCGTCATCACCAACAAAACCAGCGTTGATCGAAGATAACTATTCTGTAGAACGATCCAAAGACTCTGATACTGAATTGAATCATATTATCAACCAGTGTATGAATGAACCAAATGTGAGCATGGCCAAGAATGATGGAGCAACATCAAATTCCTCCAAATTTAACAAACGCTACTCAAAGGTTACCCTAAGATTTAAACATTCAACGAAATGGATTCCtacaatgaaaaacaaacattCTTCCCAATCATTAAAAGAGCTTTCCAGCTCTTCCcaatcaaatttttcaaatcaagCCAAACAACTCAATATCCCGAAaccttcaaagaaaatctcATTAAATAGGAATTCGTTGATCCCTAAACGCTTTTCCATGAACAAATCGAAAAGTCTTAATatacaaacacaaaaacCATCAGCAATATCGACAAGGAGCTCAAAGTCGTCACTCAAtacattgaatttttccttgtctTCGGAACAAAATTTCCATAACTCAAACCTTCCTCCTTCGCCAGCAAAGTCGACCAATGCTGCattcttgatgaaatccACAAGTCCAATGCCCACTTCCACATCTGTAAAACATTCAATCCCAGAAAGAGCTGACAGCAACTT carries:
- a CDS encoding uncharacterized protein (PKUD0C06980; similar to Saccharomyces cerevisiae YNR055C (HOL1)), translated to MMDSPQSESYPEHHMRFSHDSNEHEEEYLVSRDELMNLTSKYIDNDKYLNKYHPEYIPGTYNIFLDKSDSANVSGLKTTKSGIILHPQPTDSPNDPLNWSGWTKGYQLLILIFITAFTAATSNDAGSTQDSLNEEYGISYDAMNTGAGVLFASIGLGCLFLGPTSSLYGRKLTYLLCILFGLVGAAWFGASKRTSDTIWSQLFVGVSESCAEACVQLSISDMFFTHQLSWALTLYILATSLGTYLGPLIAGFITEYTNFRWVGWVAVIISGGLLLILAFTQYETYFDRSRYTPTNLSEIHQYTHHNNDLDTKVLKGKEESSSIEKNQLESNELVQTKTDELKEQIENDIENESFYILNNGAEEKEHSYWRKIQFITLATNLQGWGIKQYLSRLFSMLRVFWFPPVVLSGILWGLQDAFLTFYLTTEDDQYYDPPYNKSDTGVALMNIPCLIGSAVGCCYAGIISEKFVAWMAHRRNGIQEAEDYLYFLVGVFIVCPIGLMIFAAGTDQEWGWGYTYVFGLGFLGFSFGCSGDIAMSYLMAAYPEMVIEGMIGVSMINNMIGCIFTFTCSPWLNAMGNTNTYAILTAFQVIACLSAVPFLIWGKKMRLWTRKYYLDFVEKRDGVEKSS
- a CDS encoding uncharacterized protein (PKUD0C06970; similar to Saccharomyces cerevisiae YMR170C (ALD2); ancestral locus Anc_2.338); the encoded protein is MALPLATTISLSSGKTLEQPIGLFIDNEFVNPISVSNARTLTTFNPSTGEPITDVHCASAADVDVAVNAANKAMETWKDIDPSVRVELLLKLASLVDEHSQAIAEIEALDSGKPLYSNALADVQSVAEYLRYCAGWADKLHGTQIPINSKVMAITKRVPLVVGCIIPWNYPISMASWKFCPALAAGCTIVMKSSEITPLSLLYFANLVKLAGFPKGVFNVVSGFGDDVGSALSNHPKLGKIAFTGSTLTGQKVMADAARSNLKSVSLECGGKSPLIVFEDAELDECVKWASFGVMYNTGQNCTANSRIIVHDKVYDQFIEKFLSQLKEDWKMGDVMNEKTTLGPLVSQQQYERVQSYIDIGVKEGATLIQPLKESTPSNGFYISPTVFTNVKEDMRIVKEEIFGPVVTISKFSTEEEAISKANDTIYGLAAMLFTTNFERANRVADKLEAGSVYINSSNNESTKVPFGGMKMSGIGRELGQEAFNLYTVTKSIYYSYGAKL
- a CDS encoding uncharacterized protein (PKUD0C06960; similar to Saccharomyces cerevisiae YMR244C-A; ancestral locus Anc_8.795) gives rise to the protein MLFSKKEETSEPPSRSKREQCWASRDAYFACLDKHNIENPLDPEKAKIASKNCAAEDKQFSKDCVASWVKYFKEKRPFDIKKERMLKEAAENGQEIVQMEGYRK
- a CDS encoding uncharacterized protein (PKUD0C06990; similar to Saccharomyces cerevisiae YPR097W; ancestral locus Anc_3.408); this encodes MVHPYKAISTGDALAAIRDRVERGPIKLTPIEEHYFKKSLLKNEILSEMNSMSPDYNDTSGLRRFGPPFVPADPRYLLQTSDHSMLDQIYTMSEASIEVFRNQFPILRFIFENFIITFPFIKIHLQKLGDSVMDQSKFWLKIQILFELFKSKRISNSNDRGTTSKRKLLLYKIQALFLGFFNSSIYAIQDPQYFEMDKERRGALKKLNKFVDTAEAETMKKGDLGKEDLNKSDVFLDMSVSSEALLNHLSDVEDDDYVNGWHVNVIGVSVENETKNTFWGTTDAKYYCFIVYVKPEGGKGWFIKRRYSEFAKLHDHLKKENPACHVPDLPSKDKQSVEMNLSESLDDKKIDANRLVDFGENAIIDDEFNDIDEESVEALFVHESLPSPTASVMSNGSGSNSGSTKTPKVGFGGFSKPSFLKSPKGSPRMEKSIFNAFKKHDNSTSKSKPMSLAPNLSSHQRTDSVNSNNSQLSDGSIVSSTDDATFHSVNTSSSKVSKKGNIVFPREILRQSLRGFLKFVIHNKKLAKSKELYEFLNENHIQLTDSDLTDAQNRLHLDHLRTVQHVKFQSALIGIVKVLEKDVESFKEEIYNGGFSYVFDNIQKYGTLHELCGYSHTDLERVTWLSAIGDDITTDPAAAPLRGLVRILMLEIASTQYELLIGSDSAASTLKTIRRLHSMFPYRLVAGVLRFTNPLMMVKRMIDVFTYQMPSVSNGMNGIGDGLNGMMSGLGLGWKKDERKETKKAVNKSLFQMIFSSMLGDDIKKLENEKSEVKSMLKESHDGETIMQRIDKYFQSNDETVLHIKKMSLKMGIDISVAIMMPNNGLQGCADLGTTDLYQIIREYGKEKRHSQLEDEEEDEDEEGGNGKLAASASLYKLLLRYFHIQLRLFDKESMIELINEPELMSVVKEMISLLLSPLIDLFKKAEVYKYVPIFAKYMGELLNLCERYSADYGEFERSDVVSSLVGLEEKYSEYCYKFVRDLYLNDIERGYGKSKREDRLFEGLVEWLNKVVAFLRYVKKDKPELMIDLSKMINGLDLDVAEKVKLLAAIEECVKSAERKRVLMEKMELQGKLEGEDAVTGKGEAEKDWTRMIRDKKVDEQWDAIHGRILQMGEKVTEGEGDSGFGIFKSIEVDEYDDADAEENSATTLEACHYNEKAFLSHYNANLSSIFNRNAPPSQLYDEHMFAPAVCGAFMEEISPIFSSFSC